One window of Tenacibaculum maritimum NCIMB 2154 genomic DNA carries:
- a CDS encoding ExbD/TolR family protein, protein MSKFKKKKKGLPPVSTASLPDIVFMLLFFFMVTTTMRETDLKIDSPRLPSASEVKKLEHKSLVSTIYVGKAKDPKYGKGYNRIQLNDKIGTPDDVTSFIIREREDKSDAEIPFMTTSIKADKESNVGTLTDIRLKLRDVNALKLSLSTHKGDVIKK, encoded by the coding sequence ATGTCTAAATTTAAAAAGAAGAAAAAAGGGTTGCCACCAGTGTCAACAGCATCTTTACCAGATATTGTTTTTATGTTATTATTCTTTTTTATGGTAACTACTACCATGAGAGAAACTGATTTAAAAATAGATAGTCCACGTTTACCGAGCGCTAGCGAAGTAAAAAAACTAGAGCACAAAAGCTTAGTTAGTACTATTTATGTAGGTAAAGCCAAAGATCCTAAGTACGGGAAAGGGTACAATAGAATTCAATTGAATGATAAAATAGGAACTCCAGATGACGTAACTTCTTTTATTATTAGAGAGAGAGAAGACAAGTCAGACGCAGAAATTCCTTTTATGACTACATCAATAAAAGCAGATAAAGAATCAAACGTAGGTACTTTAACTGATATTCGTTTAAAATTAAGAGATGTAAATGCTCTTAAGTTAAGCTTGTCAACTCACAAAGGAGATGTGATCAAAAAATAA
- the asnS gene encoding asparagine--tRNA ligase, translating to MKRSTVIELLQSDKFLQEVYIKGWVRTFRSNRFIALNDGSTIKNIQCVIDFENLDENLLKRINTGAAVSIKGTLVESQGKGQSVEIQVNDLEILGDSNPEEYPIQPKKHSFEFLRENAHLRIRTNTFGAVMRVRSVLSFAVHKYFQENGFNYVNTPIITGSDAEGAGEMFHVTNFEANKAPLTEEGMVDYTKDFFGKETNLTVSGQLEAETYAMALGKVYTFGPTFRAENSNTTRHLAEFWMIEPEVAFNDLDANMDLSEDFIKSVLQHVLDNCKDDLEFLNNRLIQEDKAKPQAQRNEMTLLEKLQFVVENNFKRVSYTEAIEILRNSKPNKKKKFQFPINEWGADLQSEHERYLVEKHFKCPVILFDYPANIKAFYMRLNEDGKTVRAMDVLFPGIGEMVGGSQREERLDVLKEKMAELDIDEKELWWYLDTRKFGTAVHSGFGLGFERLVQFTTGMGNIRDVIPFPRTPQNAEF from the coding sequence ATGAAGAGAAGTACCGTAATCGAATTATTACAATCTGACAAATTTTTACAAGAAGTATACATAAAAGGATGGGTTAGAACATTTAGAAGCAATCGTTTTATCGCTTTAAATGATGGTTCAACTATTAAAAATATTCAATGTGTTATTGATTTTGAAAATTTGGATGAAAATCTTTTAAAAAGAATAAATACGGGAGCAGCTGTTAGTATTAAAGGTACTTTAGTAGAAAGCCAAGGAAAAGGGCAATCGGTAGAAATCCAAGTAAATGATTTGGAAATATTGGGAGATTCAAATCCTGAAGAATACCCTATACAGCCTAAAAAGCACAGCTTTGAATTTTTACGTGAAAATGCTCATTTACGTATTAGAACAAATACATTTGGAGCAGTAATGAGAGTACGCTCTGTCTTGTCTTTTGCTGTTCATAAATATTTCCAAGAAAATGGTTTTAACTATGTAAACACTCCTATCATTACCGGTTCTGATGCTGAAGGAGCTGGAGAAATGTTCCATGTAACAAATTTTGAAGCAAATAAAGCTCCTCTCACCGAAGAGGGCATGGTTGATTATACAAAAGATTTCTTTGGAAAAGAAACAAATTTAACTGTTTCAGGACAACTAGAAGCCGAAACATATGCAATGGCGCTAGGAAAAGTATATACTTTTGGTCCTACATTTAGAGCTGAAAACTCTAATACCACACGCCATTTAGCTGAATTTTGGATGATTGAACCCGAAGTTGCTTTTAATGATTTAGATGCTAACATGGATCTTTCCGAAGATTTTATAAAGAGTGTTTTACAACACGTTCTTGACAACTGTAAAGATGATCTAGAATTTTTAAACAATCGGTTAATTCAAGAAGATAAAGCAAAGCCACAAGCACAGCGCAACGAAATGACTTTACTAGAGAAGCTACAATTTGTTGTTGAAAATAACTTTAAAAGAGTTAGCTATACTGAAGCTATTGAAATACTGCGTAATTCTAAGCCAAATAAAAAGAAGAAATTCCAATTTCCAATTAATGAATGGGGAGCAGATTTACAATCAGAACATGAACGTTACTTGGTAGAAAAACACTTTAAATGCCCTGTAATTTTATTCGATTATCCTGCAAATATCAAAGCATTTTATATGCGTTTGAACGAAGATGGCAAAACTGTTCGTGCTATGGATGTACTATTTCCTGGTATTGGTGAAATGGTTGGAGGCTCTCAAAGAGAAGAACGCCTGGATGTTCTAAAAGAAAAGATGGCTGAACTAGATATTGATGAAAAGGAATTATGGTGGTACTTAGATACTCGTAAGTTTGGAACGGCTGTACACTCAGGGTTTGGATTAGGCTTTGAACGCTTAGTACAATTTACTACTGGAATGGGTAACATTAGAGATGTAATTCCATTTCCAAGAACCCCTCAAAATGCAGAGTTTTAA
- a CDS encoding zinc metallopeptidase: MIGFYAIIGIISVVSWAVSNTLKRKFKKYSQVHLRNGMSGAEIAEKMLADHGISDVQVISTPGMLTDHYNPQNKTVNLSEGVYHQRNAAAAAVAAHEVGHAVQHAQAYEWLQMRSKLVPIVSITSNFSQWMIIGGIAIGIGSGNSQIGFMIAIAGLLFMGMGTLFSFITLPVEYDASNRALAWLEKKHIVTREELAGSKDALKWAARTYLVAALGSLAMLLYWAMRILASRD; this comes from the coding sequence ATGATAGGTTTTTATGCTATAATAGGTATTATTTCTGTGGTTAGTTGGGCTGTAAGTAATACTCTAAAAAGAAAATTTAAAAAATACTCACAAGTTCACTTACGAAATGGTATGAGCGGTGCTGAAATTGCGGAAAAAATGCTAGCTGACCATGGAATTTCAGATGTTCAGGTAATTTCTACCCCTGGAATGCTTACCGATCATTACAATCCGCAAAATAAAACAGTAAATTTAAGCGAAGGAGTTTATCATCAAAGAAATGCTGCCGCTGCTGCCGTTGCAGCTCATGAAGTTGGACATGCTGTACAGCACGCACAAGCCTATGAATGGTTGCAAATGCGATCTAAACTAGTACCAATAGTAAGCATTACCTCTAACTTTTCTCAATGGATGATTATTGGAGGAATTGCTATTGGAATTGGTTCTGGCAACTCTCAAATTGGATTCATGATTGCCATTGCTGGTTTATTATTTATGGGAATGGGTACCTTATTTAGTTTTATTACTCTACCTGTGGAATACGATGCTAGTAATCGTGCTTTGGCTTGGTTAGAAAAGAAACATATTGTTACTCGTGAGGAACTAGCAGGTTCTAAAGATGCTTTAAAATGGGCTGCAAGAACTTATTTAGTTGCTGCCTTAGGTTCTTTGGCAATGCTTCTATATTGGGCAATGCGTATTTTAGCCAGTAGAGACTAA
- the dusB gene encoding tRNA dihydrouridine synthase DusB: MVRIGNIELPDFPLLLAPMEDVSDPPFRALCKEQGADVVYTEFISSEGLIRDAAKSVMKLDIYEKERPVGIQIFGANLDSMLRSVEIVEKTKPDIIDINFGCPVKKVVSKGAGAGILKDIDLMVALTEAMVKHTNLPITVKTRLGWDHDSIKIVEVAERLQDVGCKAIAIHGRTRAQMYKGEADWTKIAEVKNNQRMHIPVFGNGDVNSPERAMEMRDKYDLDGCMIGRASIGYPWFFNEVKHYFKTGKHLAKPTIAERVEMARRHLKMAIDWKGETLGVFETRRHYTNYFKGIPHFKEYRMKMVTSDAPKDVFDTFNEVESKFGNTSISDIKQ, from the coding sequence ATGGTAAGAATAGGCAATATAGAACTTCCTGATTTTCCGCTATTATTAGCGCCAATGGAAGATGTAAGTGATCCTCCTTTTAGAGCTTTATGTAAAGAGCAAGGAGCAGATGTGGTATATACTGAATTTATTTCTAGTGAAGGATTGATTCGTGACGCGGCAAAAAGCGTTATGAAATTAGATATCTACGAAAAGGAACGACCTGTAGGTATTCAAATTTTTGGAGCTAATTTGGATTCCATGTTACGCTCCGTCGAAATTGTTGAAAAAACAAAGCCAGATATTATAGATATCAATTTTGGTTGCCCCGTTAAAAAAGTTGTTTCTAAAGGTGCTGGAGCTGGTATTTTAAAAGATATCGACTTAATGGTTGCGCTTACAGAAGCAATGGTGAAACATACAAATTTGCCAATTACTGTAAAAACGCGCTTAGGATGGGATCATGATTCTATCAAAATTGTAGAAGTTGCTGAACGACTACAAGACGTTGGATGTAAAGCAATTGCTATTCATGGAAGAACTCGTGCTCAAATGTACAAGGGAGAAGCTGACTGGACAAAGATTGCAGAAGTAAAAAACAACCAAAGAATGCATATTCCTGTGTTTGGTAACGGCGATGTAAACTCTCCTGAGAGAGCTATGGAAATGCGTGATAAATATGATTTAGATGGTTGTATGATTGGACGCGCCTCTATTGGCTATCCTTGGTTTTTTAATGAAGTAAAACACTATTTCAAAACCGGAAAACACTTAGCCAAACCCACCATTGCAGAACGCGTAGAAATGGCGCGTCGTCATTTAAAAATGGCGATAGATTGGAAGGGAGAAACTCTAGGTGTTTTTGAAACGAGAAGGCATTATACGAATTACTTTAAAGGAATTCCTCATTTTAAAGAGTACCGCATGAAAATGGTTACTTCTGATGCTCCTAAAGATGTGTTTGATACTTTTAATGAAGTAGAATCTAAGTTTGGAAACACCAGTATTTCTGACATAAAACAATAA
- a CDS encoding porin family protein: MKQIILFLFMSVVFKCISQEKQLQLVDRYWEDQLYLGVTYNILDRQPLGVSDSGFSYGFSGGYIKDIPFNRKGRFAIGVGLGYSFDSFNHGYKILIINDKIIFDIDNIRLSNELKLHNIEFPLEFRFRTSTVKDYRFWRVYGGAKISYNFSNSFGYKEAGEILTFKDVSRYNKWQIGLSLSTGYGAFNFYMYYGITPMFKRAIVGAKNINTRVMKFGLIFYIL; encoded by the coding sequence ATGAAACAGATTATTTTATTTCTTTTTATGAGTGTGGTGTTTAAGTGTATTAGTCAAGAAAAACAACTACAGTTAGTTGATAGATATTGGGAAGATCAACTGTATCTTGGTGTAACATATAATATTCTAGATCGTCAGCCATTAGGAGTTTCTGATAGTGGATTTTCTTATGGGTTTTCTGGAGGATATATAAAAGATATTCCTTTTAATAGGAAAGGAAGGTTTGCAATAGGAGTTGGATTAGGATATAGTTTTGATTCTTTTAATCATGGATATAAAATTTTGATAATTAATGATAAGATTATTTTTGATATTGACAATATTCGGCTCTCTAATGAATTAAAGTTACATAATATAGAATTCCCTTTAGAGTTTCGCTTTAGAACATCAACAGTAAAAGATTATAGATTCTGGAGGGTTTACGGAGGTGCCAAAATAAGTTATAATTTTAGCAACTCTTTTGGGTATAAAGAAGCTGGAGAAATACTAACGTTTAAAGATGTTTCTAGATATAATAAATGGCAAATAGGGCTTAGCCTATCTACAGGTTATGGCGCGTTTAATTTTTATATGTACTATGGAATTACACCAATGTTTAAAAGAGCAATTGTAGGAGCTAAAAATATCAATACGCGAGTTATGAAGTTTGGATTGATATTTTATATTTTATAA
- the rpoN gene encoding RNA polymerase factor sigma-54 — protein sequence MLKQSLQYKLLQKLSPQQIQLMKLIQLPTQAFEERLKQEIEENPALDTGKEDTDNFEDSLADEYDDTGTEKIDADDINIDEYLSDDEYPSYKTQANNYSADDDDKQIPYAAGTTFHQSLKSQLNTFRINEEERTIAEFLVGSIDDSGYIRRSIIDLVDDLAFTQNIFTTEEKVAQVLLEVVQKLDPIGVAARDLKECLIIQLKAKKQKKSIELAILILVNAFDHFVKKHYKKLIEKFNISEAELKEVITEIGKLNPKPGSSYAGSNKIAEQIVPDFTIKILDGKLDLTLNSRNAPELHISREYNNMLKGYQNSKEKSKSQKDAVLFIKQKLDAAKWFIDAIKQRQQTLLITMNAIMHYQYDYFLTGDERKLKPMILKDIADQINMDVSTVSRVANSKYASTPYGTKLIKEFFSESMKNDQGEDVSTREIKKILETVISEESKKKPLTDEKLSAILKEKGYPIARRTVAKYREQLEIPVARLRKEI from the coding sequence ATGTTAAAACAGAGTTTACAGTATAAATTACTTCAAAAATTATCTCCTCAACAAATTCAATTAATGAAATTGATTCAATTGCCTACGCAAGCTTTTGAGGAACGTTTAAAACAAGAAATTGAAGAAAATCCTGCCTTAGATACAGGAAAGGAAGATACTGATAATTTTGAAGATAGTTTAGCTGATGAATATGATGATACTGGAACTGAAAAAATTGACGCAGATGATATTAATATTGATGAGTATTTAAGTGACGATGAATATCCTAGCTATAAAACACAAGCTAATAACTATTCCGCAGATGATGATGACAAACAAATCCCTTATGCTGCTGGTACCACTTTTCACCAATCATTAAAAAGTCAACTAAACACTTTTAGAATAAATGAAGAAGAACGAACTATTGCTGAATTCCTAGTGGGAAGTATTGACGATAGTGGCTATATCCGTAGAAGCATCATTGACTTAGTGGATGACTTAGCTTTTACTCAAAATATCTTTACGACAGAAGAAAAAGTAGCACAAGTACTGTTAGAAGTTGTTCAAAAGTTAGATCCTATTGGGGTAGCTGCTCGCGATTTAAAAGAATGCCTAATTATCCAATTAAAAGCTAAAAAGCAAAAGAAAAGTATAGAGCTAGCAATTTTAATTCTAGTAAATGCTTTTGACCACTTTGTTAAAAAGCATTATAAAAAATTAATTGAAAAATTTAATATCTCAGAAGCTGAATTAAAAGAAGTCATTACTGAAATCGGAAAATTAAACCCCAAACCGGGTAGTTCTTATGCTGGTAGTAATAAAATTGCAGAGCAAATAGTACCTGACTTTACAATAAAAATTTTAGACGGTAAATTAGATTTGACACTCAATTCTCGCAATGCTCCTGAATTGCATATTTCAAGAGAGTATAACAATATGTTAAAAGGCTATCAGAATTCAAAGGAAAAAAGCAAATCTCAAAAAGATGCAGTTCTTTTTATAAAACAAAAATTAGATGCAGCCAAATGGTTTATTGATGCAATCAAACAACGCCAACAAACCTTACTTATAACAATGAATGCTATTATGCATTATCAGTATGATTATTTTCTTACTGGAGATGAGCGCAAACTAAAACCGATGATCCTAAAAGATATTGCAGATCAAATTAACATGGATGTATCTACTGTTTCTAGAGTTGCTAATAGCAAGTACGCTTCTACTCCTTATGGTACTAAGCTTATTAAGGAGTTCTTTTCTGAATCAATGAAAAATGATCAAGGAGAGGATGTTTCTACTCGCGAAATTAAGAAAATACTGGAAACCGTTATTTCTGAAGAAAGCAAAAAGAAACCTCTAACGGATGAAAAACTATCGGCTATCTTAAAAGAGAAAGGATACCCTATTGCAAGGCGTACCGTAGCAAAGTATCGCGAACAGTTAGAGATTCCTGTTGCTAGACTTCGTAAAGAAATTTAA
- a CDS encoding asparaginase, translating to MTIKPKILLLYTGGTIGMIKDYETNALKAFDFSQILEKIPELQQLNCDIKTISFKEPIDSSNMNTYYYVQIAETIEANYDNFDGFVVLTGSDTMSYTSSVISFMFENLQKPVIFTGSQLPIGDLRTDAKENLITSIEIASSRKGGRPVISEVCLYFEYKLYRANRTTKINAEQFEAFTSMNYAPLAESGVHLSFNNHLLYRTSDRAMKLIVRKELEANIVILKLFPGITKAIVESVINIPNLKGMVLETYGAGNAPTYEWFLELLKEAISKGINIVNVTQCAGGSVILGHYETSIALQNIGIVDGKDITTEAAIAKMMYLLGEKLNKKAFKMVFETSLRGEISDKI from the coding sequence ATGACAATAAAACCCAAAATCTTACTTTTATATACAGGAGGAACTATAGGTATGATAAAAGACTATGAGACAAACGCATTAAAAGCTTTTGATTTTAGCCAGATTTTAGAAAAAATACCAGAGTTACAACAATTGAACTGTGATATAAAAACGATATCTTTTAAAGAGCCAATAGACTCTTCTAATATGAACACCTATTATTATGTGCAAATAGCGGAAACGATAGAGGCTAATTATGATAATTTTGATGGTTTTGTAGTTTTAACAGGTTCAGATACGATGTCTTACACGTCATCAGTGATTAGTTTTATGTTTGAGAATTTGCAAAAACCTGTAATTTTTACAGGATCTCAATTACCTATAGGAGATTTAAGAACAGATGCCAAAGAAAATTTAATAACCTCTATTGAAATAGCTTCTTCAAGAAAAGGAGGAAGACCTGTGATATCAGAAGTATGTTTGTATTTTGAATATAAATTGTACAGAGCGAATAGAACAACAAAAATAAATGCAGAGCAGTTTGAAGCTTTTACTTCAATGAATTATGCACCTCTAGCAGAAAGTGGGGTGCATTTGAGTTTTAATAATCATTTGTTGTACAGAACATCTGATCGTGCTATGAAATTAATAGTAAGAAAAGAACTTGAAGCTAATATTGTGATACTAAAATTATTTCCAGGTATTACCAAGGCAATTGTAGAAAGTGTTATTAATATTCCTAATTTAAAGGGGATGGTACTAGAAACATACGGGGCTGGAAATGCACCTACATACGAATGGTTTTTAGAATTGTTAAAGGAAGCTATCTCAAAAGGGATAAACATTGTGAATGTAACTCAATGTGCAGGAGGCAGTGTAATTTTAGGGCATTACGAAACTAGCATTGCATTGCAAAATATAGGTATTGTAGATGGAAAAGATATTACAACTGAAGCGGCAATTGCAAAAATGATGTATCTTTTAGGAGAAAAATTAAATAAAAAAGCGTTTAAAATGGTTTTTGAAACTTCTTTGAGAGGAGAAATAAGTGATAAAATATGA
- a CDS encoding ExbD/TolR family protein produces MARRENPEINAGSMADIAFLLLIFFLVTTTMDVDSGISKKLAEKPPKDFVPPIVKEKNIFQVSINRNNQLLVEDELMELKDLKAAAIKFLDNGGGNGKVENGVETGPCTYCKGARDPESSDHPNKAIISVESDRATEYGTYVAIQSELLSAYTELRNRLSKERYNMSYTELEEAFKDSNRKDESLRKKVQDIKNSYPQVISDADPTGSN; encoded by the coding sequence ATGGCAAGAAGAGAAAACCCAGAAATTAATGCAGGTTCGATGGCAGATATTGCTTTCTTGCTACTTATATTTTTCTTAGTAACAACTACAATGGATGTAGATTCAGGTATCTCAAAGAAGTTAGCTGAAAAACCACCAAAGGATTTTGTTCCTCCAATCGTAAAAGAAAAGAATATTTTTCAAGTAAGTATTAACCGTAACAACCAACTATTAGTTGAAGATGAACTTATGGAGCTGAAAGATTTAAAAGCAGCTGCTATCAAGTTTTTAGACAATGGAGGAGGAAACGGTAAAGTTGAAAATGGAGTAGAAACAGGACCATGTACTTATTGTAAAGGAGCTAGAGATCCAGAATCTTCAGATCATCCAAATAAGGCAATTATTTCAGTAGAGAGCGATAGAGCTACTGAATATGGTACATATGTAGCAATACAAAGTGAATTGTTAAGCGCTTATACAGAGTTGCGTAATAGACTAAGTAAAGAGCGTTATAATATGAGTTACACAGAGTTGGAAGAAGCTTTTAAAGATAGTAACAGAAAAGACGAGAGCCTTAGAAAAAAGGTTCAGGATATAAAAAATAGTTATCCTCAAGTTATTTCTGATGCAGATCCAACAGGTTCTAATTAA
- a CDS encoding MotA/TolQ/ExbB proton channel family protein, protein MKKAVNILTIAGFMFFGAIQSTFAQEAEKTFHQELKQRFIEGGPVFMGIVLVALILGLAIAIERIIYLNMATTNTKKLVASVDDALSSGGVEAAKEVCRNTKGPVASIFYQGLERSDEGIDAVEKAVVGYGGVQMGLLEKNISWISLFIALAPMLGFMGTVIGMIGAFDAIAVANDISPAVVAGGIKVALLTTVFGLVVAIILQIFYNYIISKVDSIVNNMEDASISLVDLLAKYKK, encoded by the coding sequence ATGAAAAAAGCAGTGAATATTCTAACTATTGCAGGATTTATGTTTTTTGGAGCAATCCAATCGACTTTTGCACAAGAGGCAGAAAAAACTTTTCACCAAGAATTAAAACAACGTTTTATCGAAGGGGGCCCAGTATTCATGGGGATTGTATTAGTAGCTTTAATTTTAGGTTTAGCTATTGCAATTGAAAGAATTATTTATTTGAATATGGCAACTACTAATACAAAGAAATTAGTTGCAAGTGTAGATGATGCATTAAGTTCTGGAGGGGTAGAAGCAGCAAAAGAGGTTTGTAGAAATACAAAAGGACCTGTAGCATCTATTTTTTATCAAGGTTTAGAAAGATCTGATGAAGGAATCGACGCTGTTGAAAAAGCAGTTGTAGGTTATGGAGGTGTACAAATGGGATTATTAGAAAAAAATATTTCTTGGATTTCTTTATTTATTGCTTTAGCACCGATGTTAGGATTTATGGGAACGGTAATTGGTATGATTGGAGCATTTGATGCAATTGCAGTAGCAAATGATATTTCTCCAGCGGTAGTTGCAGGTGGTATTAAAGTAGCACTTTTAACGACTGTATTTGGTTTAGTAGTAGCAATTATCTTACAAATTTTTTACAATTACATTATCTCTAAAGTAGATAGTATTGTAAATAACATGGAAGACGCTTCTATTTCTTTAGTAGATTTATTAGCTAAGTATAAAAAATAA
- the lepA gene encoding translation elongation factor 4: MKNIRNFCIIAHIDHGKSTLADRLLDYTGAVSEREKQNQLLDNMDLERERGITIKSHAIQMEYKYKGEEYILNLIDTPGHVDFSYEVSRSIAACEGALLIVDAAQSIQAQTISNLYLALDNDLEIIPVLNKVDLPSANPEEVTDDIVDLLGCDPEEVIHASGKTGFGVANILAAIIDRIPAPKGDPEAPLQALIFDSVYNSYRGIETYFRVINGEIKKGQRIKFMATDNEYFADEVGTLKLEQVVKKSVKTGDVGYLITGIKTAKEVKVGDTITDAANPTTEVIDGFEDVKPMVFAGIYPVDTEDYEELRYSMEKLQLNDASLVFQPESSAALGFGFRCGFLGMLHMEIIQERLEREFNMTVITTVPNVSYHAYTKKNPDEIIMLNNPSDLPDPSRLDRVEEPFIKASIITKSDFVGQVMSLCIEKRGIITNQTYLTTERVELTFDMPLAEIVFDFYDRLKTVSKGYASFDYSPIGMRKSKLVRVDILLNGQPVDALSALLHADNAYTIGKKITEKLKELIPRQQFDIPIQAAIGAKIIARETTKALRKDVTAKCYGGDISRKRKLLEKQKKGKKRMRQVGNVEIPQEAFMAVLKLND; the protein is encoded by the coding sequence ATGAAGAACATAAGAAACTTTTGCATTATTGCACATATAGATCATGGAAAAAGTACGCTTGCTGATAGGTTACTGGATTATACCGGAGCGGTTTCGGAGCGTGAAAAACAAAATCAACTATTAGATAATATGGATTTGGAGCGTGAACGTGGTATCACCATAAAATCGCATGCTATCCAGATGGAGTATAAATATAAAGGAGAAGAATATATCTTGAATTTAATTGATACTCCTGGACATGTAGATTTTTCTTATGAAGTTTCTCGTTCCATTGCAGCTTGTGAGGGAGCTTTGTTGATTGTAGATGCAGCGCAGAGCATACAAGCGCAAACAATATCTAATTTATATTTAGCTTTAGATAATGATTTAGAAATTATACCTGTTTTGAATAAGGTTGATTTACCTTCTGCTAATCCAGAGGAAGTGACGGATGATATTGTAGATTTGTTAGGTTGTGATCCAGAAGAGGTAATTCACGCAAGTGGAAAAACAGGTTTTGGGGTAGCTAATATTTTAGCCGCTATCATTGACAGGATTCCTGCTCCAAAAGGAGATCCCGAAGCGCCGTTACAAGCGCTTATTTTTGATTCTGTGTATAATTCGTATAGAGGAATTGAAACGTATTTTCGTGTCATCAATGGAGAAATTAAGAAGGGGCAGCGTATCAAATTTATGGCAACTGATAATGAGTATTTTGCGGATGAGGTAGGAACATTGAAATTAGAGCAAGTTGTTAAAAAATCTGTAAAAACGGGAGATGTAGGATATTTGATTACAGGGATTAAAACAGCAAAGGAAGTAAAAGTAGGAGATACAATTACAGATGCAGCAAATCCAACAACAGAAGTAATAGATGGTTTTGAAGATGTAAAACCAATGGTTTTTGCTGGGATTTATCCAGTAGATACAGAAGATTATGAGGAGCTTCGTTATTCTATGGAAAAATTACAATTGAATGATGCTTCTTTGGTATTTCAACCAGAAAGTTCAGCGGCTTTAGGATTTGGTTTTCGATGTGGTTTCTTAGGGATGTTACATATGGAAATTATCCAAGAACGCTTAGAACGTGAGTTTAATATGACGGTGATAACAACGGTGCCTAACGTAAGTTATCATGCATATACAAAAAAGAACCCTGATGAGATCATCATGCTGAATAATCCTTCTGATTTGCCAGATCCTTCGCGATTGGATAGAGTAGAAGAACCTTTTATCAAAGCTTCAATCATTACAAAGTCTGATTTTGTAGGGCAAGTAATGAGCTTATGTATTGAAAAAAGAGGCATCATAACGAATCAAACATATTTGACAACAGAAAGAGTTGAGCTAACTTTTGATATGCCTTTGGCAGAAATTGTATTTGACTTTTATGATCGTTTAAAAACAGTATCTAAAGGGTATGCTTCTTTTGATTATTCTCCTATAGGAATGCGTAAATCGAAATTAGTTCGTGTAGATATTTTATTAAATGGACAACCGGTGGATGCACTTTCAGCATTATTACATGCAGATAATGCTTATACGATAGGTAAGAAAATAACAGAAAAACTAAAAGAACTAATTCCACGTCAGCAATTTGATATTCCAATTCAAGCGGCTATTGGAGCAAAAATTATAGCAAGAGAAACTACAAAAGCATTGCGTAAAGATGTAACTGCAAAATGTTATGGTGGAGATATTTCTCGTAAACGTAAATTATTAGAAAAGCAAAAGAAAGGTAAGAAACGTATGCGCCAAGTAGGTAATGTTGAAATACCTCAGGAGGCATTTATGGCTGTCTTAAAATTGAATGATTAA